AATTACCTGGAACAGCAGAGCATGATACCTATCCCTGTAACGATGAAAGCATTGACATTGACACTTCTTCTGCTGCTGGTTCTTCTTGTTGAAGGTCCCCGTGCGCAGGAGACGACGGTTCTTTTCCATGAGGATTTTGGCACGCTGGACAATTGGAAACCCTTCTTTTTCCCAAAGATTAAAAAGCACACGGTTTATACAATTGAACAAGACGGCGAACACCATTACCTGAAGGCGGAAAGCAATGCCTCTGCCTCGGCGATCGTGTATAACAATTCATTCAAGGTGAAAGACTATCCCCGCGTAAAATGGCGCTGGAAGGTAAACAATGTCTATGTCAGGGGTGATGCCAGGATAAAGGCAGGGGACGATTACCCCCTGCGCGTATATGTCATGTTCGAGTACGATCCGGACAAGGCAGGGATGTTCGAGAAAATGAAATACGGGATCGCGAAAAAAATGTACGGCGAGTATCCGCCCCACAGCAGTCTGAGCTATGTCTGGTCGAGCAAGGAAGAGCCGGCGTCAATCATCGTCAGCCCTTACACGGACAAGGCGATGATGGTCCTCTTGCAGAAGGGTGCGAAGAACGCGGGTACGTGGCAGGATCAGGAGGTCAATGTTGTGGATGACTATCAGAAGGCCTTCGGAAGCAAACCGCCGATCCGCGCGCGGGT
The nucleotide sequence above comes from Nitrospirota bacterium. Encoded proteins:
- a CDS encoding DUF3047 domain-containing protein, coding for MIPIPVTMKALTLTLLLLLVLLVEGPRAQETTVLFHEDFGTLDNWKPFFFPKIKKHTVYTIEQDGEHHYLKAESNASASAIVYNNSFKVKDYPRVKWRWKVNNVYVRGDARIKAGDDYPLRVYVMFEYDPDKAGMFEKMKYGIAKKMYGEYPPHSSLSYVWSSKEEPASIIVSPYTDKAMMVLLQKGAKNAGTWQDQEVNVVDDYQKAFGSKPPIRARVAIMNDSDNTGERSISFMEYLEVFR